A genomic region of Nostoc sp. UHCC 0702 contains the following coding sequences:
- a CDS encoding LL-diaminopimelate aminotransferase gives MQFAKRLNPLQFNVFAEMDKAKAVARSAGREIIDLSLGSSDLPAQAHVIEAIAQSLYDQSTHGYLLFHGTLGFRQAAANWYEQKFGISVDPDTEVLPLIGSQEGTAHLPLALLDPGDFALLLDPGYPSHAGGVYLAGGQIYPMPLLAENDFLPVFTDIPAPVLAQSKMMVLSYPHNPTAAIAPLSFFQAAVTFCTQHNLVLVHDFPYVDLVFEESGELGAPSGDKGQWGLGIEKNLSQYPTTPLAPLGQSHRPQGCPNTQSLVPSILQADRDKSISIEFFTLSKSYNMGGFRIGYAIGNAQLINALRQVKAAVDFNQYRGILNGAIAALTGPQAGVTDSVNIFRKRRDAFINALHDIGWQVPTPKATMYIWAKLPSLWHQNSVEFCTQLVKQTGVAASPGAGFGKSGEGYVRFALVHEPPLLETAVQRIAEFL, from the coding sequence ATGCAATTTGCAAAGCGTTTAAATCCCCTGCAATTCAACGTCTTTGCTGAGATGGATAAAGCCAAGGCAGTGGCTCGCTCAGCAGGACGAGAGATCATTGATTTGTCGCTAGGGTCTTCTGATTTACCTGCCCAAGCACACGTCATTGAAGCGATCGCTCAATCTCTGTACGACCAAAGTACCCACGGCTACTTGCTGTTTCACGGTACTCTGGGATTTCGTCAAGCCGCAGCTAACTGGTATGAACAAAAATTTGGCATTAGCGTCGATCCGGACACTGAGGTACTGCCCCTGATTGGTTCCCAAGAAGGTACTGCCCATTTACCTTTAGCACTGCTCGACCCTGGAGATTTCGCTTTATTGCTCGATCCAGGCTACCCTTCCCATGCTGGCGGAGTCTACTTAGCTGGTGGGCAAATCTACCCAATGCCACTATTAGCAGAAAACGATTTTTTACCAGTATTTACTGATATTCCTGCCCCTGTTTTAGCCCAGTCGAAGATGATGGTATTGAGCTATCCTCACAATCCGACTGCGGCGATCGCTCCTTTATCTTTCTTCCAAGCAGCGGTAACTTTTTGTACTCAACACAATCTTGTTCTGGTTCACGATTTCCCCTATGTAGATTTGGTATTTGAAGAATCTGGGGAACTCGGGGCCCCCTCTGGGGATAAGGGGCAATGGGGACTGGGAATTGAAAAAAATCTCTCCCAATACCCAACAACGCCACTTGCTCCACTTGGGCAGAGCCACAGACCGCAGGGCTGCCCCAATACCCAATCCCTAGTCCCTTCTATCCTGCAAGCTGACCGAGACAAAAGTATTTCAATTGAATTTTTTACCCTTTCAAAGTCCTACAACATGGGCGGATTCCGTATTGGCTACGCCATCGGTAATGCCCAGTTAATTAATGCTTTACGCCAAGTCAAAGCAGCCGTCGATTTTAATCAGTATCGGGGAATTTTGAATGGGGCGATCGCTGCTCTGACTGGGCCACAAGCAGGAGTAACAGATTCAGTGAATATTTTCCGCAAACGTCGTGATGCTTTCATCAATGCTTTACATGACATCGGTTGGCAAGTTCCTACCCCCAAAGCCACTATGTATATTTGGGCTAAGCTACCCTCTTTGTGGCATCAAAATTCTGTAGAATTTTGTACTCAGTTGGTCAAACAAACTGGTGTTGCTGCTTCTCCTGGTGCTGGTTTTGGCAAATCTGGAGAAGGATATGTCCGCTTTGCTTTGGTGCATGAGCCACCTTTGTTAGAAACTGCTGTCCAAAGAATTGCAGAGTTTCTTTAA
- a CDS encoding thioredoxin, producing MSKGVTTVTDAEFETEVLQAEQPVLVYFWASWCGPCQLMSPMINLAATKYSDRLKVVKIEVDPNPVTVKQYQVEGVPALRLIQGEKTLVSTEGVIGKDKLLELLDKHLDSN from the coding sequence ATGAGTAAGGGTGTAACCACCGTCACTGATGCTGAGTTTGAAACCGAAGTGTTGCAAGCCGAGCAGCCTGTATTAGTTTACTTTTGGGCTTCCTGGTGTGGGCCGTGTCAATTGATGTCGCCAATGATTAACCTGGCTGCCACTAAATACAGCGATCGCCTGAAAGTCGTCAAGATAGAAGTTGACCCGAATCCTGTTACTGTTAAACAGTACCAAGTGGAAGGTGTTCCAGCCCTCAGACTCATTCAAGGAGAAAAAACATTAGTATCCACTGAAGGAGTCATTGGTAAAGATAAATTACTCGAACTCTTAGATAAGCATTTAGATAGTAATTAG
- the uvrC gene encoding excinuclease ABC subunit UvrC gives MTISAQIPPLLKDPERLESRLAEIPPEPGVYFMRDGNDRIIYIGKSRKLRSRVRSYFREGYAKSERIATMAKQVSEIEFIVTDTEAEALALEANLIKQHQPYYNVLLKDDKKYPYVCITWSEEYPRIFITRKRQFGKEKDKFYGPYTDAGLLREILRISKRIFALRQRPQPLFKDRPCLNYDMGRCPGVCQQLISPEEYRKTVQKVAMVFQGRTQELIDILTEQMQKSAEALNFESAARIRDQIAGLKSLTADQKVSLPDDTVSRDAIALAADAQHACIQLFQIRAGQLVGRLAFVADAQAEPGAILQRVLEEHYQTADSVEIPIEILVQHELPETEILADVLTQRKGRKVTILAPQRQTKAELIEMVERNAQYELQRMQKFSDRNHEAMQDLAAILDLPDLPGRIEGYDISHIQGANAVASQVVFIDGISAKQHYRHYKIKNPTVTAGHSDDFASLAEVIQRRFRKYSEDPQLPRAGNPDWPDLIMIDGGKGQLSSVVAVLQEHNLLEDLRVVSLAKQREEIFLPGESQPLETDAEQPGVQLLRRLRDEAHRFAVTFHRQQRSEKLKRSRLDEIPGLGHHRQKQLLGHFRSVDYIRQATPAQLAEVSGIGPRLAQEIYDYFHPS, from the coding sequence GTGACTATATCTGCTCAAATACCACCACTACTTAAAGATCCAGAACGTCTGGAAAGCCGTCTAGCAGAAATTCCACCAGAACCGGGAGTTTATTTCATGCGGGACGGAAACGATCGCATCATATACATAGGTAAATCGCGCAAATTGCGATCGCGTGTCCGTTCCTACTTCCGGGAAGGGTACGCTAAGAGCGAACGTATCGCTACAATGGCTAAGCAGGTGAGCGAAATCGAATTTATCGTCACCGATACCGAAGCCGAAGCCTTGGCGTTGGAAGCCAACTTAATCAAGCAGCATCAGCCGTATTATAACGTACTGCTCAAGGATGATAAAAAATATCCTTATGTCTGCATCACTTGGTCAGAAGAATATCCTCGAATTTTCATCACTCGCAAACGCCAATTCGGCAAAGAAAAGGATAAGTTTTACGGCCCTTATACTGATGCTGGGTTGTTGCGAGAAATCTTACGAATTAGTAAGCGGATTTTTGCGTTGCGCCAACGACCTCAACCACTGTTTAAAGACCGTCCTTGCTTAAATTATGATATGGGGCGCTGTCCGGGTGTGTGCCAACAGCTGATTTCACCAGAAGAATACCGCAAAACTGTACAAAAGGTGGCGATGGTATTCCAAGGTCGGACTCAGGAACTAATTGACATCTTGACAGAACAAATGCAAAAATCAGCCGAGGCATTGAACTTTGAGTCAGCGGCGCGGATTCGCGATCAAATAGCTGGTTTAAAATCGCTGACTGCGGATCAAAAAGTTTCTCTTCCAGATGATACAGTTTCACGGGATGCCATTGCCCTAGCCGCCGATGCACAACATGCTTGCATTCAATTATTTCAGATTCGGGCTGGGCAATTGGTAGGACGCTTAGCATTTGTTGCAGATGCACAGGCTGAACCTGGAGCTATTTTACAGCGAGTCTTAGAAGAACATTATCAAACTGCTGATTCGGTGGAAATTCCTATCGAGATTTTGGTACAGCACGAATTACCAGAAACAGAGATATTGGCGGATGTCTTGACCCAGCGCAAGGGAAGAAAAGTCACGATTTTAGCTCCCCAGCGGCAAACCAAGGCAGAATTAATTGAGATGGTAGAACGCAATGCTCAGTATGAATTGCAAAGAATGCAGAAATTTAGCGATCGCAATCACGAAGCAATGCAAGATTTAGCTGCTATTCTCGACTTACCCGACTTACCCGGCCGCATCGAAGGTTATGATATCTCACATATTCAAGGTGCCAATGCTGTAGCTTCTCAAGTTGTGTTTATTGATGGGATCAGCGCCAAGCAGCACTATCGCCACTACAAAATCAAAAATCCCACAGTGACAGCCGGACACTCAGATGATTTTGCTAGTTTAGCAGAAGTCATCCAGCGACGGTTTCGTAAGTATAGCGAAGATCCACAATTACCAAGAGCAGGTAATCCTGACTGGCCTGATTTAATTATGATTGATGGCGGGAAAGGTCAGTTATCATCGGTTGTCGCCGTTTTACAAGAGCATAATTTATTAGAAGACTTACGAGTTGTGAGTTTGGCAAAACAGCGAGAAGAGATTTTTTTACCAGGAGAATCTCAACCGTTGGAAACCGATGCAGAACAACCAGGGGTGCAATTGTTGCGGCGTTTGCGGGATGAAGCACATCGATTTGCAGTCACTTTCCACCGTCAGCAACGTAGTGAGAAATTGAAGCGATCGCGTTTAGATGAAATTCCTGGCTTAGGACACCATCGGCAAAAGCAACTTTTAGGGCATTTTCGCTCAGTAGATTATATTCGTCAAGCCACACCGGCACAACTAGCTGAAGTTTCAGGAATTGGCCCGCGTTTAGCTCAAGAAATCTACGATTATTTTCACCCCTCTTAA
- a CDS encoding GHKL domain-containing protein: MNCPQFNIPPQLFNQAFPFHIVFNREGKILQVGEVLQRIHPEPLHGNLIEEHFEIKRPKIRIDFAAIAKRLHSLFLFESLYNGILLKGQMMYIQEQDVMLFLCSVWINDLNSISTYNLKLKDFAIHDQTVDLIFLLKAKNNALEDVKKLTDELKQRQSQLEKALQVQEYLAKTAATQAQELKQTLKELQQTQSQLIQTEKMSSLGQLVAGVGHEINNPVNFIYGNLKYVKEYTQNLLNLVNLYQYIYPEHHSEIQALVNTFDLEFIIEDLPKILSSMEVGASRICEIVKTLRNFSRLDQLEMRLADIHEGIDSTLLILQHRLRAKPDQPPIEVIKEYGDLPLVECYPGQMNQVFMNILSNAIDALHEYSDHCCQDEILQNPSHIIIRTQVQNQERLIISIKDNGAGITEKAKTKLFDPFFTTKPVGQGTGLGLSISYQIVVDKHGGTLECISTPGEGAEFVIDIPLRQPS; this comes from the coding sequence ATGAACTGCCCCCAATTCAATATTCCACCACAATTATTTAACCAAGCTTTTCCATTTCATATTGTGTTCAATCGTGAGGGGAAGATTTTACAAGTTGGGGAAGTTTTGCAACGTATTCACCCAGAACCCTTGCACGGCAATTTAATTGAGGAACATTTTGAGATTAAGCGTCCGAAGATTCGGATTGATTTTGCAGCGATCGCTAAGCGGCTTCACTCTTTATTTTTGTTTGAATCTCTATATAATGGCATCCTTCTTAAAGGGCAAATGATGTATATCCAGGAGCAGGATGTTATGCTTTTTCTCTGCTCTGTTTGGATCAATGATTTAAATTCTATATCTACATACAATCTGAAGCTAAAAGACTTTGCAATTCATGACCAAACTGTTGATTTGATATTTTTACTCAAAGCTAAAAATAACGCTTTAGAAGATGTCAAAAAATTAACAGATGAACTCAAACAGCGACAGTCACAGCTAGAAAAGGCACTACAAGTTCAAGAATATTTGGCGAAGACTGCTGCAACACAAGCCCAAGAGTTAAAACAAACTCTCAAAGAGTTACAGCAAACCCAATCTCAACTGATTCAAACTGAAAAAATGTCTTCACTAGGACAGCTAGTGGCTGGTGTTGGACATGAAATTAATAATCCTGTAAATTTCATTTACGGCAATCTCAAATATGTTAAAGAGTATACTCAAAATTTATTAAATCTCGTCAATTTATATCAATACATTTATCCTGAACATCATTCAGAAATTCAAGCATTAGTCAATACTTTTGACTTAGAGTTTATCATTGAGGATCTACCGAAAATTTTATCTTCAATGGAAGTTGGTGCTAGCCGAATCTGTGAGATTGTCAAAACTTTACGCAATTTCTCACGACTCGATCAATTAGAAATGAGGCTGGCTGATATCCACGAAGGTATCGACAGCACATTACTGATTTTGCAACATCGTCTGAGAGCTAAACCAGACCAACCGCCTATTGAAGTGATTAAAGAATACGGTGATTTGCCTCTTGTGGAATGCTATCCAGGACAAATGAATCAGGTATTTATGAATATCTTAAGTAATGCAATTGATGCTTTACATGAGTATTCTGATCACTGCTGCCAAGACGAGATTTTACAAAACCCTAGTCACATTATCATCCGTACTCAAGTTCAAAATCAAGAGCGCTTGATCATCAGTATTAAAGATAATGGTGCAGGAATCACAGAGAAGGCTAAAACTAAATTGTTTGACCCTTTCTTTACTACTAAACCTGTGGGACAAGGTACTGGTTTGGGATTATCCATCAGCTATCAAATTGTGGTGGATAAACATGGGGGTACGCTAGAGTGTATTTCGACACCTGGAGAAGGGGCTGAATTTGTGATCGATATTCCTCTGCGGCAACCGAGTTAA
- the rlmN gene encoding 23S rRNA (adenine(2503)-C(2))-methyltransferase RlmN: protein MPATPLISLVDSRTSEIIPHGSRLNGGNPRTALPPLLGASVTELTAWVQQQGQPAYRGKQLHEWIYQKQVRSLADISVFSKQWRQEVAQIPIGRSTIHHRAVAPDRTIKYLLQLADGQIIETVGIPTDKRLTVCVSTQVGCPMACDFCATGKGGYKRNLGRHEIVDQVLTVQSDFQQRVSHVVFMGMGEPLLNTENVLAALKCLNQDVGIGQRSLTVSTVGIRDRIRQLAEHHLQITLAVSLHAPNQALREQLIPSAHSYPLKDLLTECREYVEITGRRVSFEYVLLAGVNDLPEHALELAKCLRGFQSHVNLIPYNPIAEVDYKRPNSDRIQAFVKVLKQQQIAVSVRYSRGLEADAACGQLRASKKS, encoded by the coding sequence ATGCCTGCTACGCCTCTCATTTCTTTAGTTGACTCAAGAACATCAGAAATAATTCCTCACGGCAGTCGCCTCAACGGGGGGAACCCCCGCACAGCGCTGCCTCCCTTGCTAGGTGCTTCGGTTACTGAGTTAACTGCTTGGGTGCAGCAGCAAGGACAACCTGCTTATAGAGGAAAGCAACTGCATGAGTGGATTTATCAAAAGCAAGTGCGATCGCTTGCTGATATTTCTGTATTTTCTAAACAATGGCGGCAAGAAGTAGCACAAATCCCCATTGGACGTTCAACTATACACCATCGCGCTGTTGCACCCGATCGCACGATTAAGTACCTGCTGCAACTGGCTGATGGTCAAATCATTGAAACCGTTGGCATTCCCACAGACAAGCGTTTAACAGTATGCGTTTCTACTCAGGTGGGTTGCCCAATGGCGTGTGATTTCTGCGCTACTGGTAAAGGCGGCTATAAGCGCAATTTAGGCAGGCATGAAATTGTCGATCAGGTGTTAACTGTACAATCAGATTTTCAGCAGCGGGTTAGCCATGTGGTATTCATGGGCATGGGTGAACCATTGTTGAATACTGAGAATGTTTTAGCTGCTTTGAAATGCCTCAATCAAGATGTCGGCATTGGACAGCGATCGCTTACTGTTTCTACAGTGGGTATTCGCGATCGCATCCGTCAGTTAGCCGAACACCATCTGCAAATTACTCTTGCTGTTAGTCTTCACGCACCCAACCAAGCCCTGCGAGAACAACTTATACCTAGCGCCCACTCCTATCCTCTCAAAGATTTACTAACTGAATGTCGGGAATACGTCGAAATCACGGGTCGCCGTGTATCTTTTGAATATGTTCTCCTCGCTGGGGTGAACGATTTGCCAGAACACGCATTGGAATTGGCAAAATGTCTGCGAGGATTCCAAAGTCATGTGAATTTGATTCCCTACAACCCCATTGCGGAAGTTGACTACAAACGCCCGAATAGCGATCGCATTCAAGCTTTTGTGAAAGTCCTCAAACAACAACAAATTGCTGTTAGTGTCCGCTATTCTCGTGGTTTAGAAGCTGATGCAGCTTGTGGACAACTACGTGCAAGTAAAAAAAGTTAG
- a CDS encoding response regulator yields MTANLLTIERQLKSHQPRRVLLIEDNDVNRMLLRDYLSYCGYNVESLSDGSALFPTIEKFQPELLLLDLKLPDIDGYVLLEQIQQKQNLSKIPIIVVSAFAFKADKERAINLGAKRYFIKPIDLNELLLSIEEELSCIHI; encoded by the coding sequence ATGACAGCAAATCTACTTACTATAGAGCGACAATTAAAGTCGCACCAACCAAGACGAGTTCTACTAATTGAAGATAATGATGTCAATAGAATGCTGCTGAGGGACTATCTCAGCTATTGTGGATACAATGTCGAAAGTCTATCAGATGGCTCTGCTCTATTCCCAACTATAGAAAAATTCCAGCCTGAGTTACTGTTGTTAGATCTGAAATTACCAGACATCGACGGTTATGTACTGCTAGAACAAATTCAACAAAAGCAAAATTTATCAAAGATACCTATTATTGTAGTTTCAGCTTTTGCTTTTAAAGCTGATAAAGAACGAGCGATAAATCTCGGTGCTAAACGTTACTTTATTAAACCGATAGATCTGAATGAACTGCTACTATCAATTGAAGAAGAATTATCTTGTATTCATATATGA